In Arcobacter sp. CECT 8983, the DNA window ACGCCATTGAGAATTTTGGCGCATCAAAAGTTGACGTAAACGAACAAAATCCCGATGCAATTGGTTTTTATCAGCGAATGGGATTTATTCAATCCGGTCGCTCTGTACTTGATGGACAAGGTAACCCATTTCCTTTAATAAACATGAAATTAAAGAAAATATAACAAATCAGAGGAGCCAATAAATTACTCTATGGGGAATTATCGACTCATATTAAATATTATACAAAAAACGATTCAAATGACATGGATGAAGCAGTACTAAAAGTAAAAATGCTGAACCCACCATTAGATGATGAAAATAATGATAAATATCATCATAAATTAAAAAGTGTATAGAAAAATATAAATTACCATTACCAAGCAAGGTATAATAAAACAATAAAATTAATATAATTTCAATTCACTACATTTATGTTATAATCAAAAATAAAATTCAATGGAGTTTATTATGACTGCACCAAAACAAGAAGCTAAAAAAGTTATTGATTCTTTGCCAGATGATTCATCTTATGATGAAATATTAAAAGAATTAGCTTTTGATAGAATGATTCAAAAGGGTTTAAAAGATTCAAAGGATAATAAAACCATTTCAAACGATGAAATGAAAAATAGAATCAAACAATGGTAAATATAAATTGGACAAATGAAGCAGAATTTTGGTTAAAAGATATTCATGATTATATAGCACTAGATAAAAAATCTATTGCTAAAAAAGTTGTCAATGAAATTTTTAATAAAGTTCAAATCTTACAATCTTTTCCAAAAATTGGATATGAATATCTAAATGATGAAAATAAAGAAATTAGAATACTCCTTTATGGGCATTATCGTATTGCTTATTTAATTAAAAATGAAAATACAATAGATATTTTAGGTGTATTTCATGGAGCATTAGATATTGAAAGGTATTTATAATCCATATCAAAACCTTAGAAAAAAAACAAAGATGTGCTTGTAATAGTTTAAAGTTTATCTTATAAACTAAGAAAAAAATAGATTTGAATTAGCAAGTATAAAATAGCTTTAATTTTGAGTATTTTTTATTTGCAATAAAGAAAAACCTAAACCTACAAATATTCCACCAGTAATCCTATGAAACCAAGTCATAAAGTTTTGTTTTTTAAACAATCCTTTTGTTGATTTTGCCGCAAAACCATAAATACAAAGAATAAAAAAAGAAAAAAACATAAATATTCCAGTCATAATAAAAAACTGAGGCGTAATGCTACTTTTTAGATTTAAAAACTGTGGAAAAAGTGCTATAAAAAATATTATTGGCTTGGGGTTTGTAACAGCCAAAAAGAAAGATTCTAAAAAAGTTTTTTTCAAACTTTTGTCTATCTTTATATTTTCATCTTTTTTTAGTTTTAAAGAAGATGCATTTTTAAACTGTTTTATTCCTAGATAAATCAAATATCCAGCTCCAACTATTTTTACAATCATAAATAAAGTTGAAGAAGTAAGTAAAATAATACCTAACCCAGAAATAGAAACAGAAGATAAAATAAATAAACCTAATATATTTGCAAAAGAAGATGTAGTAACTGTACGCATATCGTGCACTAATCCATTTGTAATAGCTAAAAAAACAGCAGGACCAGGACTAATTACATAAAAAAAAGCAACAATAGAATATAAAAAAAGTGTATGTAAATCCATAAGTATATCCTTGTATGGAATTTATTAAATTATAGCTAAATAATGTGATACTCAATATATTAATTGATTATTTTTTATATATAGTACCAATTGATTGAGCAAATTGTTTTTCTATTCCTTTTGGGTCTTTTTCTAATCCCTTTTTTATAGACTTTGAAAAATCATCTGGATAAACCTCTTCTTTATTTGCTTCTATTTAGAAAATCAAAAAGAGGAAAAAACTTCCCCTCTTTAACTAATTACTGAGGATTTTGTGAAAAATCATGTGTAACAGCAAAGTTATTTAAATGCTCTTCTAAAGCTAATTTATACTCATTTACAAAGTATTCCATTATCTTCTCTTTTTCTGCTAGCATATCTTCAGCACTATCAAATGATGTACATGTCATATACGTAGTAAATCTAGCTGAACCATACATAAGTGAAGCACTTACTTCACCTAATGTTAATCCTCTTTCTAATTGTTTATTTGCAACTTCAATATGTTCATCCGCTCTTTGTAAAAATTCATTTGTTTTTTCGCTCATAAAATTTCCTATTTTTTATTTGAATTATAGTGAAAGAATAGTTATAAAATGCATTTTTAGAAAAATTTATTTATTTTTTAAATGTTAAAATAAGTCTATTCTTTTATTAACTTTTTACTACAATACCAAACTTTAAATACAAGGCTACAAATGGCAAAAAGTCAAAACTCTAATAGTGTAAAAAGTTCAAAAGTAGATCTAATCAAATTAGGTAGTAATTCTACTCCAAAAGCTTTTTCAAAAGATACAACAGTAAAAGAACAAGTGGTAAATGCAAGAAAAGCTGCAAGTTTAAACAAAGCCAAAGCAAAGAAAAAAGCCAAAATGGCAAAGGCATCTAGAAAAAAAGCTAGATAGATTAGAAGTCTTTTTATCCTAAATCAAGGGGCATAAAATTTTTTTGAAGTTCTATGCTTGTATAAAGTTCATTCTCTTCTTCTAAAACTCTTTTTACCTTTACTTCAATAGCATTAAGAAACTCTTCTTTTGTATTGCAGTTTAAAGTATCTGCTGCAATAGTAGTTGCTTTATCTTTTATAGTTTCAAAACTTTCATCTTTTAAATTACTCTTTACTTTTAAGGCTATAGCATCTTTTATGCAGTCTTTATCGTATCCACACTCTTTAATATCAGCTCCAATTTTCTTGGCTTTTTCTTGTAGTATTTCAAAATATTCATCCATAATAATCCTTTAG includes these proteins:
- a CDS encoding type II toxin-antitoxin system RelE/ParE family toxin, with the protein product MVNINWTNEAEFWLKDIHDYIALDKKSIAKKVVNEIFNKVQILQSFPKIGYEYLNDENKEIRILLYGHYRIAYLIKNENTIDILGVFHGALDIERYL
- a CDS encoding LysE family translocator, with amino-acid sequence MDLHTLFLYSIVAFFYVISPGPAVFLAITNGLVHDMRTVTTSSFANILGLFILSSVSISGLGIILLTSSTLFMIVKIVGAGYLIYLGIKQFKNASSLKLKKDENIKIDKSLKKTFLESFFLAVTNPKPIIFFIALFPQFLNLKSSITPQFFIMTGIFMFFSFFILCIYGFAAKSTKGLFKKQNFMTWFHRITGGIFVGLGFSLLQIKNTQN
- a CDS encoding DUF3144 domain-containing protein — translated: MSEKTNEFLQRADEHIEVANKQLERGLTLGEVSASLMYGSARFTTYMTCTSFDSAEDMLAEKEKIMEYFVNEYKLALEEHLNNFAVTHDFSQNPQ